From the genome of Nocardia mangyaensis:
TCGACGGGATGCGCGTCGAGCGGCGTGCGGTATGTCGTGCCGGACGCGCGGCCGACGTGCGTGAGCACCGGCCACTTCCCGCTCGCCACCGCGCGCGGATTGAACACCCGCTTGTTGATGTGTCCCCACCATCTCGGCATCGGCATCGCGGCCTCCTCTGTTCGGATCTTACATATGTAAGGGTGGCTTACGCATGTAAGGTTGTCAACAGTTCGCACCAGAGGAGCCGCGATGCCCACACCGCCGTCGACCCGGCAGCCACTCAGCAGAGATCGCGTGCTCGCCGCCGCGATCCAGGTCGCCGATCGCGGCGGCGCGGCAGCGATCACCATGCGCAAGGTCGCCCAGGAACTCGGAGTGGAGGCCATGTCGCTCTACCACCACGTGCCGAACAAGGACGCGATCCTCGACGGTGTGGTCGACGCGGTGTTCGCGGCGATCGAGCTACCCGACGGCGACGGAGACTGGCGTGCCGCGATCCGCGCCCGTGCGTCGTCGGCTCGCGCGGTCCTGTCCCGGCACAGCTGGGCCCTCGGCCTCATGGATTCCCGGCGCAACCCCGGCCCGGCGACGCTGCGCCACCACGACGCCGTTCTCGGCGTCCTCCGCCGCGCGGGCTTCACCCTTCCCCTGGCCGCCCACGCCGTCGCCCTCATCGACAGCTACGTCAGCGGATCGGTCCTCCAGGAAGCGAAC
Proteins encoded in this window:
- a CDS encoding TetR/AcrR family transcriptional regulator; the encoded protein is MPTPPSTRQPLSRDRVLAAAIQVADRGGAAAITMRKVAQELGVEAMSLYHHVPNKDAILDGVVDAVFAAIELPDGDGDWRAAIRARASSARAVLSRHSWALGLMDSRRNPGPATLRHHDAVLGVLRRAGFTLPLAAHAVALIDSYVSGSVLQEANLPVTTPGDVEEVATTILADLPTTELPYLTEMIVDHALQPGYDHTTEFAYGLDLILDALESRRT